GCTACACGAAAGAGACTTAATTACAAAGGAGAATCTCAACAACTGCTCAAAAAATGAATACTAGTACAAAGCAACGTTTACATTCCACTTCCCCAATTTTCCATCACTGTCATTTTATCTTATTCCTTAAATTTTTCTTCTCAAATTTACACAAACTgactaaaaagaagaagagcaCTCCAAGACCTATTTATCTTCTCCCTCCCCTCTTcttaaccccaaaaaaaaaaaagaagaagaaaaaagaaaaaagaaaaaagacgcTTCTCTTCTCTTTACCCTCCAAGAAAGACTTCACATCAAAACACAGGAATACACACACAACCAAAATGGCGAGCTCACAATACCGTAATCTCGGGTTTTGTAATAATGCTGCCGTGTTTATCAAGGAGGGTTTCCAGCGACCTTGATTCCTTGTTCCTCACTTTCCCCGCCTCTCTCAATAACTCGGCCAGCCTCCGCTTCTCATCAATTACATCTGGATTTGCTGTCCCAAGCCTCTCCTCTCTCAACCCAACTACATACTCCAAGATCTCAATTGCATCAACGGTCCTGCCACAATAATTCAAGAACCGGTTGAAGGGAAGTAATTCCCGGCTCAAATTCtgggaaaaacaaaaattgaaaggaaaaacagaaagGGCATTTCGTCTTGTACGGACAATAATATGCTGAAATAAAAGCAGGATGGATAACGTGTTAATAGCCAGCAAAAAAGTTGCCAATGTTGGAACGTACCTGCCCATGGCATCATAAGTACCCGCAAGATTGCTGTAGACCCCCAATGTGTCAGCATGATACGGCCCGCATTCAGCCTCCAAGATGCTCCTTGCTTCTTCAAACAATTCTGCAGCTTCATTTATTGCATAGAGCTGCACGCATGCAAGTCCCATTTGGTTCAGAGCCACCccaaaaagtgcatttttcttctctccAACAGCACGAAATTTGGTAATTGCGTTCTTTAAGGAGTTGTAAGAGTCAGAATAACTCCCCAGGATATAGTACAAAACCCCTATCTGGGCTTCAATACCCGCAATTGTGCTTTGTTGGCCTGGTGCATTCCCGTACACTTTGATGGCCGTTTGGAGTAACTCAAGTGCCTGGTCAGTTTCACTCATGGATTCATAAATAGCAGAAACATCAACCAGGCCACTCGCAATTTCTTCAGGGGAGGAACCAGGGATTGGCTTATTGAAAATACGCAATGCATTTTCACAATAAGATCTGCATTCGCTGAATTTTCCTATCTTATTGTGCAAATCAGCCAAACGGACGTAGACCGAAGCAACTGATGGATGGTTATCTCCTTTGGTTGACTTGAAAATAGTTAGAGCTTTCTGATAAGAAAAAATGGCCTCATCATACCGCACCAGCGACAAATATGCATCACCAATGTTGCAGTCTATGGCAGCTACATCTGCTTCCTGGCCATTTGCAGCCATGGCCATGCTTGCTAAAACGTAATGCTCAAGAGCAGCTTCGTGATCCCTCTTGGAGTCACAAATAAGGCCTAAAAGTCTCCTATCAGCTGCTTCTTCGGGAGAAGCAGGTGAGATGTTCTCCCTATGGATTTCCAGGGCCATCTGACAAAGCTTCTCAGCCTCATCAAATTGCATAGCTTGAACATGGGCTTCAGCTACATACCTGCAAGTCTCACCAAATCTAGGA
The genomic region above belongs to Coffea arabica cultivar ET-39 chromosome 7c, Coffea Arabica ET-39 HiFi, whole genome shotgun sequence and contains:
- the LOC113698376 gene encoding protein KINESIN LIGHT CHAIN-RELATED 2 is translated as MIHFVMEEVSSREFTGPYVPHKEIFAQTSPRSPLSTHSPETDSIDLAIEGAVDTSIEELYNNVCEMQSSDQSPSRLSYLSYGEESRIDSELRYLAGGDYGEAEITKEKNEAGENSSEELKGFKDDTTDQPFSSGQAKNSDTPKKAGLKSKSFNGIPRGGTGRRSLKSSKKPNAMSPAKIERNSPLAGVKKQNGAEDSSEAAYLGPYVLKQARGLIASGDNLHKALELALRAMNLFETSASGKPNLEFVMCLHVVATLYCRLGRYSDAVPLLEKSIEIPVMDLGQNHSLAKFAGCMQLGDTYAMTGQIENSILFYAAGLEIQRQVLGDKDPRFGETCRYVAEAHVQAMQFDEAEKLCQMALEIHRENISPASPEEAADRRLLGLICDSKRDHEAALEHYVLASMAMAANGQEADVAAIDCNIGDAYLSLVRYDEAIFSYQKALTIFKSTKGDNHPSVASVYVRLADLHNKIGKFSECRSYCENALRIFNKPIPGSSPEEIASGLVDVSAIYESMSETDQALELLQTAIKVYGNAPGQQSTIAGIEAQIGVLYYILGSYSDSYNSLKNAITKFRAVGEKKNALFGVALNQMGLACVQLYAINEAAELFEEARSILEAECGPYHADTLGVYSNLAGTYDAMGRTVDAIEILEYVVGLREERLGTANPDVIDEKRRLAELLREAGKVRNKESRSLETLLDKHGSIITKPEITVL